The following are from one region of the Malassezia vespertilionis chromosome 4, complete sequence genome:
- a CDS encoding uncharacterized protein (COG:P; EggNog:ENOG503NU9A; TransMembrane:11 (o12-31i38-59o79-96i108-131o185-202i214-236o256-286i307-327o339-361i373-390o410-434i)) has protein sequence MPMMNIIETELSQVSKAFAIVGGFIVIYGLISRIVKERLYISEPLLAVTVGIIIGPRVLNWVNPFAWGSSETYHEVTYQLARFVVGVQVLFTGITLPEKYLWRQKWSLCVLLFGIMTCAWFICALLIWGLIRNLTFLEALCIASCVTPTDPVLASSITSGRFAEDHVAEHVRHIILAESGANDGLGFPFLFMAVYLLVRTNIDSGESVGNEIWRWFYSVIIYQILLSCVYGALMGYVARKVLRLAAKYDLIDMHNFFSYGFGLAIFTLGTAGLFGTDDILACFVAGNSFTWDDWFRIRQEETDFQEIIDMIFNTAIFMYIGMIIPWGDYSDMDIGINGWRIVVLGILVILVRRVPWVMAGYKFIPVLRNWKEAVFTGWFGPIGVGALYYIEVAIRKVPDDHTRDHLRRVVNPVVLFCVFSSVLTHGITIPIMYFGPGVVRHTRTLTRSTSQGRNEGRQISWRGFLNWFYADKGPDPNDPETGPPKHVGPSHIHSHFASIPDAGKAFSREKDGELPPDLLMRARSKGLSTYTTNEYGVDANISTLPLAPTISHGEGKSVHLHMPSKEV, from the exons ATGC CGATGATGAACATCATTGAAACGGAACTCTCCCAGGTATCCAAGGCATTCGCCATCGTGGGAGGGTTCATTGTAATATATGGTCTTATTAGCCGCATTGTCAAAGAGCGCCTTTACATTTCTGAGCCATTGCTTGCTGTTACTGTCGGCATTATTATCGGCCCCCGCGTTTTAAATTGGGTCAACCCCTTTGCGTGGGGCTCGAGCGAAACGTACCACGAGGTAACCTACCAGCTTGCCCGATTTGTTGTTGGCGTGCAAGTACTGTTCACCGGAATCACGCTCCCTGAAAAGTATTTGTGGAGACAGAAATGGAGCTTGTGCGTGCTGCTGTTTGGTATAATGACCTGCGCATGGTTCATCTGTGCACTTTTGATTTGGGGTTTGATTCGCAACCTGACCTTTCTCGAGGCACTATGTATTGCTTCGTGTGTAACACCGACTGACCCCGTCCTCGCGAGCTCGATTACGTCTGGCCGTTTTGCAGAAGACCATGTTGCAGAGCATGTGCGCCATATTATTCTTGCAGAGAGCGGTGCAAACGATGGGCTTGGTTTTCCTTTCCTGTTTATGGCTGTGTACCTACTTGTTCGCACCAACATTGACTCTGGGGAGTCAGTCGGGAACGAAATTTGGCGCTGGTTTTACAGCGTGATTATCTACCAAATTTTGCTTTCGTGTGTGTATGGCGCGCTGATGGGAtacgttgcgcgcaaagtacTTCGCCTTGCAGCCAAGTATGATTTAATTGATATGCACAATTTTTTCAGCTACGGTTTTGGTCTCGCCATCTTTACCCTTGGCACCGCAGGTCTCTTTGGCACCGACGATATCCTGGCGTGTTTTGTGGCTGGCAACAGTTTTACATGGGATGACTGGTTCCGGATCCGCCAAGAAGAGACCGACTTTCAAGAAATTATTGATATGATATTTAACACGGCCATCTTTATGTACATTGGCATGATTATCCCATGGGGTGATTATAGTGACATGGACATTGGTATCAATGGATGGAGGATTGTCGTGCTTGGCATCCTTGTCATTCTTGTTCGCCGTGTTCCTTGGGTCATGGCTGGGTACAAGTTTATTCCTGTGTTGCGGAACTGGAAGGAGGCCGTTTTTACCGGATGGTTTGGGCCAATCGGTGTTGGCGCGCTGTACTATATTGAAGTCGCGATTCGCAAAGTGCCCGACGACCATACTCGTGATCACTTGCGTCGGGTCGTAAACCCAGTTGTGCTGTTTTGCGTGTTTTCCTCTGTACTTACACACGGTATTACCATTCCCATTATGTATTTTGGACCTGGTGTTGTGCGCCACACGCGTACACTCACGCGCTCCACGAGCCAAGGTCGCAACGAGGGGCGCCAAATCTCATGGCGCGGTTTCCTCAACTGGTTCTACGCAGACAAAGGCCCTGATCCAAATGACCCAGAGACAGGACCGCCAAAGCACGTTGGTCCTTCGCATATTCACTCGCATTTTGCAAGCATACCCGACGCAGGCAAGGCGTTCAGCCGCGAGAAAGACGGCGAGCTACCTCCAGATTTGCtcatgcgtgcgcgctcCAAAGGTCTTTCTACGTACACCACTAATGAGTACGGCGTGGATGCAAATATTTCCACTCTTCCACTTGCACCGACCATATCGCACGGAGAAGGCAAGAGTGTGCACTTGCACATGCCGTCCAAAGAAGTGTAG